The following coding sequences are from one Streptobacillus felis window:
- a CDS encoding HAD family hydrolase, producing the protein MKNIAAFFDVDGTIFRNSLLIEHFKMLIKFEFIDKSSFVGDIKNKFKLWEERKGSYDDYLDELVEIYVKCIKQIDQIDIDYVAQRVIENRAQKIYTYSRNKIKEHLEKGHLVIIISGSPSFLVDKMAKKLNATDYIATEYLLDENNRYSGNNIPMWDSQSKINAIKSFEKKYNLDLEKSYAYGDTTGDYGMFEMVGNPFAINPAKRLFEKILNNKDVRDKIKIIVERKDMVYILDSNVSFL; encoded by the coding sequence ATGAAAAATATAGCTGCATTTTTTGATGTTGATGGTACTATTTTTAGAAATTCACTATTAATAGAACATTTTAAAATGCTAATAAAATTTGAGTTTATAGACAAATCTAGTTTTGTTGGTGATATAAAAAATAAATTTAAACTATGGGAAGAAAGAAAAGGAAGTTATGATGATTACCTAGATGAACTAGTAGAAATTTATGTAAAATGTATTAAACAAATAGATCAAATAGATATTGATTATGTTGCGCAAAGGGTAATAGAAAATAGAGCACAAAAAATTTATACTTATTCTAGAAACAAGATTAAAGAACATTTAGAAAAAGGTCATTTAGTAATTATAATTTCTGGATCTCCATCATTTCTAGTTGACAAAATGGCTAAAAAATTAAATGCAACTGATTACATTGCTACCGAATATCTATTGGATGAAAATAATAGATATAGTGGCAACAATATTCCTATGTGGGATAGTCAAAGTAAGATTAATGCAATAAAATCTTTTGAAAAAAAATATAATCTTGATTTAGAAAAATCATATGCTTATGGTGATACTACAGGAGATTATGGTATGTTTGAAATGGTAGGAAACCCATTTGCTATTAACCCGGCTAAGAGATTATTTGAAAAAATATTAAATAATAAGGATGTTAGAGATAAAATAAAAATCATTGTTGAAAGAAAAGATATGGTATATATTTTAGATTCTAATGTATCATTTTTATAA
- a CDS encoding helix-turn-helix transcriptional regulator: MITTGEIITKYLNEKNINQYFLARAIEVTPQYVNGIVRNKRSISENVLNKIAKFLRITSNDIELIKKYEIFKKTGLIKNNSLEIKIKGLYTENGYIHEIKEGIISLDNLGEKYLNTFIVEVLSYNLKNFSYGDMLIIKEINENFLNQYNKYLLINIDDVIDFCKIEKIDEKFLVTYLDKNKSKKIFKNNKKINIIGTIIGKYSLWKDEYE, encoded by the coding sequence ATGATTACAACAGGTGAAATAATTACAAAATATTTAAATGAAAAGAATATTAATCAATATTTTCTTGCAAGAGCGATTGAGGTTACTCCACAGTATGTAAATGGTATAGTTAGAAATAAAAGAAGTATTTCTGAAAATGTTCTTAACAAGATAGCTAAATTTTTAAGGATTACAAGTAATGATATTGAATTAATAAAAAAATATGAAATATTTAAAAAGACTGGATTAATAAAAAATAATAGTTTGGAAATTAAAATTAAAGGATTATATACTGAAAATGGATATATACATGAAATAAAAGAAGGTATAATATCACTAGATAATTTAGGTGAAAAATATTTGAATACATTTATAGTTGAAGTTTTATCATATAATTTAAAAAATTTTTCTTATGGAGATATGTTAATAATTAAAGAAATAAATGAAAATTTTTTAAATCAATATAACAAATATCTTTTAATTAATATAGATGATGTGATAGATTTTTGCAAAATAGAAAAAATAGATGAAAAATTTTTGGTAACATATTTAGATAAAAATAAGTCAAAAAAAATTTTTAAAAACAATAAAAAAATAAATATTATCGGAACTATAATTGGGAAATATAGTTTATGGAAGGATGAATATGAGTAG
- a CDS encoding DUF1858 domain-containing protein: protein MNIDEVVEKYPIVAHILMRYGLGCSGCVISTAETIGEGIELHGLDADIILEEINMILEMEEEENKGN, encoded by the coding sequence ATGAATATAGATGAAGTAGTAGAAAAATATCCTATAGTTGCGCACATATTAATGCGTTATGGACTAGGTTGTTCAGGTTGTGTTATTTCTACTGCAGAAACTATAGGTGAAGGTATAGAATTACATGGTTTAGATGCTGATATTATTCTTGAAGAAATCAATATGATTTTAGAAATGGAAGAAGAAGAAAATAAGGGAAATTAA